A single genomic interval of Prunus dulcis chromosome 5, ALMONDv2, whole genome shotgun sequence harbors:
- the LOC117627884 gene encoding eukaryotic translation initiation factor 3 subunit J-like, translating to MEDWEDEKIPALLSNDQPIRKWDDEDVDENDIKDSWEDFDEPAPLEPATKPAAEKAPKKPATKATEKKGKTVEVEQEPLDPIAEKLRQQRLVEEADYKSTKELFSSRGDDKTIDNFIPKSESDFLEYAELISHKLRPFEKSFHYIGLLKAVMRLSMTSLKGADAKDVASSITAIANEKIKAEKEANAGKKKTGAKKKQLLVDKPDDDIAVDGYDPLDDYDFM from the exons ATGGAGGACTGGG AGGATGAGAAAATTCCAGCTCTTCTTTCTAATGACCAACCGATACGTAAATGGGACGACGAAGATGTGGatgaaaatgatattaagGACTCATGGGAGGATTTTGATGAACCTGCTCCTCTG GAACCCGCAACAAAGCCAGCTGCTGAAAAGGCTCCCAAGAAACCTGCAACAAAAGCTActgaaaagaaaggaaaaactgtTGAAGTAGAACAAGAGCCACTGGATCCCATTGCTGAGAAACTTCGCCAACAAAG GCTGGTGGAAGAAGCAGACTACAAGTCCACCAAGGAACTGTTTTCTAGTAGAGGTGATGACAAAACCATTGATAATTTCATTCCCAAATCTGAAAGTGACTTCCTGGAATATGCAGAACTTATTTCTCATAAACTTCGTCCATTTGAG AAAAGTTTCCATTATATTGGTCTTCTGAAGGCAGTAATGAGACTGTCAATGACTTCTTTAAAAGGAGCAGATGCAAAAGATGTTGCATCTTCTATTACGGCAATTGCAAATGAGAAGATAAAAGCAGAGAAGGAAGCAAATGCTGGTAAAAAGAAGACAG GTGCGAAGAAAAAGCAGCTACTTGTTGATAAGCCGGATGATGATATAGCTGTTGATGGCTATGATCCGCTCGATGACTATGATTTTATGTGA